From a region of the Bermanella marisrubri genome:
- a CDS encoding type II secretion system F family protein produces MAMFSFKARDEHGQVHEGEYEAANRDSVADRLLQESLTPISIQLLERTSPKIEWQRFLPQPKVDIEDMVIFCRQMHALSRSGIPIMRAVLGLAETTRNTTLENILRHVGNDLSRGNTLSQSLRAHEHHFTPLFISMIQVGESTGNLDEAFKQLVDHLEMERDTKKKVKAALRYPSMLISAIFIAIIVVNMFVIPSFANVFNRFGSDLPLATSILLNTSNFFIHYWWVLLSVLLVTVSFFFYYLNSENGAYWWDQYKLRLPIIGSLLNQIALSRFTRTFAMLFKAGVPILQSLDLSAESVGNRYIAQHILDMRQGIERGDTLSRTAYASGMFTPLILQMISVGEESGAVDTLLMDVSQFYDEETDYRVKNISASLEPILLIFMGAMILILALGVFLPMWDLGVGGR; encoded by the coding sequence ATGGCAATGTTCTCTTTTAAAGCTCGAGACGAACATGGACAGGTTCATGAGGGTGAATATGAAGCTGCAAATCGCGATTCTGTAGCCGATCGGCTTTTACAAGAAAGCCTTACGCCGATTAGTATTCAGCTGTTAGAACGAACTTCGCCGAAAATAGAGTGGCAGCGGTTTTTGCCCCAGCCAAAAGTCGACATTGAAGACATGGTTATTTTTTGTCGTCAAATGCATGCGCTTTCCCGCAGTGGTATTCCAATTATGCGAGCAGTACTCGGTTTAGCAGAAACTACGCGCAATACGACATTGGAAAATATTCTTCGGCATGTGGGTAATGATTTAAGTCGTGGTAATACCTTGAGTCAAAGTTTACGTGCCCACGAGCATCACTTTACGCCACTCTTCATTAGTATGATTCAAGTGGGTGAAAGCACGGGTAATCTGGACGAAGCATTTAAACAGTTGGTAGATCATTTAGAAATGGAGCGAGATACCAAGAAAAAAGTGAAGGCAGCATTACGTTATCCAAGCATGCTCATAAGTGCTATTTTCATAGCGATCATAGTGGTCAATATGTTCGTTATACCAAGCTTTGCCAATGTCTTTAATCGCTTTGGAAGTGATTTACCTCTTGCCACTTCTATTTTATTGAATACTTCTAATTTTTTTATTCACTACTGGTGGGTTCTGTTGTCGGTTCTGTTAGTGACCGTGAGCTTCTTCTTTTACTACTTAAATAGTGAGAATGGTGCCTATTGGTGGGATCAATACAAACTGCGACTACCGATTATCGGATCACTCCTAAATCAAATAGCACTGTCGCGTTTTACACGTACTTTTGCCATGCTTTTTAAGGCTGGCGTGCCTATTTTACAAAGTCTAGATTTAAGTGCTGAATCAGTGGGGAATCGCTATATTGCTCAGCATATACTGGATATGAGGCAAGGCATTGAGCGCGGCGATACCCTTTCTCGCACGGCCTATGCGTCAGGTATGTTTACACCTCTTATTTTACAAATGATTTCCGTTGGTGAAGAAAGCGGTGCAGTCGATACGTTGTTGATGGATGTTAGTCAGTTCTACGACGAGGAAACAGACTATCGAGTTAAAAATATCAGTGCATCATTGGAACCGATTCTACTGATTTTTATGGGAGCGATGATACTTATCTTGGCATTAGGTGTGTTTCTACCCATGTGGGATTTGGGTGTGGGGGGGCGCTGA